Proteins encoded together in one Ciconia boyciana chromosome 25, ASM3463844v1, whole genome shotgun sequence window:
- the NFU1 gene encoding NFU1 iron-sulfur cluster scaffold homolog, mitochondrial isoform X3: MDFFASGLPVVTEEAPRTDTAASEDDDEVVLMIKELLDTRIRPTVQEDGGDVIYKGFEDGIVQLKLQGSCTSCPSSIITLKNGIQNMLQFYIPEVEGVEQVVDDDDDVEKEANST, encoded by the exons ATGGATTTCTTTGCCTCTGGCTTACCTGTAGTTACTGAAGAGGCACCTAGGACCGATACAG ccGCATcagaagatgatgatgaagtTGTACTAATGATTAAAGAACTGCTGGATACAAGAATAAG GCCGACGGTGCAAGAAGATGGTGGTGATGTTATTTATAAAGGCTTTGAGGATGGGATTGTGCAGCTGAAGTTGCAGGGTTCGTGCACCAGCTGTCCCAGTTCCATCATCACCCTGAAGAACGGGATACAGAACATGCTCCAGTTCTACATCCCTGAAGTAGAAGGTGTGGAACAG GTTGTTGACGACGATGATGACGTGGAGAAAGAAGCAAATTCTACTTGA
- the NFU1 gene encoding NFU1 iron-sulfur cluster scaffold homolog, mitochondrial isoform X2 translates to MRFCRTMLKDHNLTTQHSFHQLAQKKPFLPSAVWHSAVRGMFIQTQDTPNPNSLKFIPGKEVLESRTMEFSTPAAAFCSPLARQLFKIEGVKSIFFGPDFITITKESEDLDWNLLKPDIYATIMDFFASGLPVVTEEAPRTDTAASEDDDEVVLMIKELLDTRIRPTVQEDGGDVIYKGFEDGIVQLKLQGSCTSCPSSIITLKNGIQNMLQFYIPEVEGVEQVVDDDDDVEKEANST, encoded by the exons ATGAG GTTCTGTCGTACGATGTTAAAAGACCATAATTTGACAACTCAACACTCTTTCCACCAACTTGCGCAGAAGAAACCATTTCTTCCATCTGCAGTGTGGCATAGTGCAG TAAGAGGCATGTTTATTCAAACTCAGGACACACCAAATCCAAATAGTTTGAAGTTTATTCCAGGGAAGGAAGTGCTGGAGTCAAGGACCATGGAGTTTTCCACACcagctgcagcattttgctCACCTTTAGCAAG aCAGTTATTCAAAATTGAAGgagttaaaagtattttctttggaCCAGACTTCATCACAATCACCAAG GAGAGTGAAGACCTGGATTGGAACTTACTGAAACCAGATATTTATGCAACTATAATGGATTTCTTTGCCTCTGGCTTACCTGTAGTTACTGAAGAGGCACCTAGGACCGATACAG ccGCATcagaagatgatgatgaagtTGTACTAATGATTAAAGAACTGCTGGATACAAGAATAAG GCCGACGGTGCAAGAAGATGGTGGTGATGTTATTTATAAAGGCTTTGAGGATGGGATTGTGCAGCTGAAGTTGCAGGGTTCGTGCACCAGCTGTCCCAGTTCCATCATCACCCTGAAGAACGGGATACAGAACATGCTCCAGTTCTACATCCCTGAAGTAGAAGGTGTGGAACAG GTTGTTGACGACGATGATGACGTGGAGAAAGAAGCAAATTCTACTTGA
- the NFU1 gene encoding NFU1 iron-sulfur cluster scaffold homolog, mitochondrial isoform X1 encodes MAAARWLGAAAGLGGRFCRTMLKDHNLTTQHSFHQLAQKKPFLPSAVWHSAVRGMFIQTQDTPNPNSLKFIPGKEVLESRTMEFSTPAAAFCSPLARQLFKIEGVKSIFFGPDFITITKESEDLDWNLLKPDIYATIMDFFASGLPVVTEEAPRTDTAASEDDDEVVLMIKELLDTRIRPTVQEDGGDVIYKGFEDGIVQLKLQGSCTSCPSSIITLKNGIQNMLQFYIPEVEGVEQVVDDDDDVEKEANST; translated from the exons ATGGCGGCTGCGCGGTGGCTCGGcgcggctgcggggctgggcggCCG GTTCTGTCGTACGATGTTAAAAGACCATAATTTGACAACTCAACACTCTTTCCACCAACTTGCGCAGAAGAAACCATTTCTTCCATCTGCAGTGTGGCATAGTGCAG TAAGAGGCATGTTTATTCAAACTCAGGACACACCAAATCCAAATAGTTTGAAGTTTATTCCAGGGAAGGAAGTGCTGGAGTCAAGGACCATGGAGTTTTCCACACcagctgcagcattttgctCACCTTTAGCAAG aCAGTTATTCAAAATTGAAGgagttaaaagtattttctttggaCCAGACTTCATCACAATCACCAAG GAGAGTGAAGACCTGGATTGGAACTTACTGAAACCAGATATTTATGCAACTATAATGGATTTCTTTGCCTCTGGCTTACCTGTAGTTACTGAAGAGGCACCTAGGACCGATACAG ccGCATcagaagatgatgatgaagtTGTACTAATGATTAAAGAACTGCTGGATACAAGAATAAG GCCGACGGTGCAAGAAGATGGTGGTGATGTTATTTATAAAGGCTTTGAGGATGGGATTGTGCAGCTGAAGTTGCAGGGTTCGTGCACCAGCTGTCCCAGTTCCATCATCACCCTGAAGAACGGGATACAGAACATGCTCCAGTTCTACATCCCTGAAGTAGAAGGTGTGGAACAG GTTGTTGACGACGATGATGACGTGGAGAAAGAAGCAAATTCTACTTGA